Proteins from one Rhizoctonia solani chromosome 5, complete sequence genomic window:
- a CDS encoding ATP-dependent DNA helicase — translation MSTEKEVLTVLKAAQTGQAGSSAGSDQNMGKIWFYLKDQRLKHWYCTRASETVRESAIFLQRLHAYNSAAVKEWQSILAGIIHGCWECMQAYQASKRRSREVYLVTFGEKMLDNFFDAVDKWEMEVIIQGLKNEGLSPADIQDLNMIPEGILFHIFANPSLCANSSLLAPMVARNTGKDITGLSGKIVPAGFIVLSVNDDERVRNWAKNQLTLFKVDVVLSDFHLYYSPIFEVLLGHLGDRDSGELPSAFGTITRGISICGDLTRAMSIFPSNLLLNGIPGKVVVAAFKETVKWAGNVEELHAGVLKFIGYFLSVFASEIWANTSTTYPETIFKNITNNGRLARLICSDTTANSSSRDSLSWIQDLLFAIWSRPQSRGLLESVFAYLASLVSNSNLANRARTLAMDVLRDGFIMLYNTPSKSGQSHNVQLTALRESILHHKAPIVQAAFQNSVPTLRDSSRSLLENIFQCDLTELNQLRFKLAEARAKALKKSAFIDVLKEPSEFSLLWKEAVELADPSDGSSVGFLARIMASSAHIDLPVHKSLDFGADREGKETVSRLRLFLKSTLSDYRMGFDTVMARFALVCDPDQMDDDMMSNVITLLFSPVPKLHNTALEMFGDYDGRKACIRFALKCRPQATLRGVMAFVEAFNRTAGKLIEACSAAKSLVRCFVDVIEALCGPEQDSSAGTKIEGEDFDEDSAAVGLLNDPDFDEAVRPMLKPLWANMCKALALIISMCPIWAEFFNPQDMVDWMRDALIFGRLMRAHVASFQESPTSHPQEPSTTGLETMRSVQDELVAWFRLTDSELIYQAYELMMSFLEGGLCPSPVYREKLARRLDRADTDLPKPRMEAMKVALDRLAPPAEKRKEPAKLGDSNRSAPPTKIARADDVLDISDDERPTTSKPRPTKQSALDAFIQKGSSSGSSKPTKSSKSSKLNISTIKPAQSKAPTKPKGSSGNSALAKMRADTVARQQTAAQQANIQKRNSVKTAAKTTGMVSSSPPSSRIPSSRPPSSASSRNEMDTDSSSSSDEEEKPSLSTLAPTIAARKPEQPKRTMVMIEGPPALSAQQKRLQELKRQHDEMKRRTARLKPNLEGLHEQILRWSIDHDGPQPLSIGGTVPKPIRVVPKFNSKKQYFDVFHPLLINECWSQILQSKEEGLKDPIMCLIMTRSYVDNFTDLAFNIVETMPERWYLAETDIVILRSLDGDRSILAKITGFKRGSAANQIATGTMRLSMAAEQRVKVQVQEKWHMCKIYSLSTINREYAALTTAEYYDLIDEVMSATSTRSNPPSELRIQEAMRAHRLNEPQAKAISASLSTKGFSLIQGPPGTGKTSTICGLAGSFVSTARAALAASGEKEKEKRRLLICAPSNAAIDEVTKRLADGVRDNNGQPLTLKVVRVGTESSMNVSVTANSLDSLVDEKMAAMPKSSNTSATDIAVLRQELGDIKQKIDAKRNELDNTPPGQRRITLENEFRTLKTQRTTITSKLDSARDQQRNASRVLDAARRKFRHEVLTEADVICSTLSGAGHEVLEPFEFETVVIDEAAQAIEIATLIPLRYGCKTCILVGDPQQLPPTVISQLASGLDYNQSLFVRLQKQNPDSVHLLSIQYRMHPTISAVPSRLFYNGRLQDGPDMDQRTKQVWHTSSLFGPYQFFDIAQGREEAQSNHSQINRGEADAAVTLYGRLTREFRTTNFEYRIGIVSMYRGQVAHMKSRFSAAYGPGILKSVDFNTVDGFQGQEKDIIILSCVRAGTNVQSVGFLADERRMNVALTRSRSSLFILGHAATLERCNATWKTIVEDARTRGCLLKYSPDMQSAPVQRTNVDRPIPKKKPNDAATRVKAEVKTNLTKETTADATSEPTTPLTNISGLSLSGPDDSEAAATSTAAPKAVTKPEDFTTPVSLAVPMPPVALAQRTKDRPPLEHGLPPKPEPTVAAMASSSNSLPSKPQPARAPPRKKAAVSAFIPKAQQKKTQLGKQ, via the exons ATGTCTACAGAGAAAGAGGTACTTACGGTACTCAAGGCTGCGCAGACTGGTCAAGCCGGGAGCAGCGCAGGGTCTGACCAAAATATGGGAAAAATCTGGTTTTATCTCAAAGATCAGAGGCTTAAACACTGGTACTGTACGCGAGCCTCAGAGACGGTCCGAGAAAGTGCAATTTTCCTTCAACGACTGCATGCCTATAACTCAGCTGCCGTCAAGGAATGGCAATCTATACTTGCCGGTATCATCCATGGATGCTGGGAGTGCATGCAGGCATACCAGGCATCTAAACGACGATCGCGCGAGGT ATATCTCGTGACATTTGGGGAGAAAATGTTGGACAACTTTTTCGATGCCGTAGACAAGTGGGAGATGGAAGTTATTATCCAAGGATTGAAGAATGAAGGACTCTCCCCTGCGGACATCCAAGATCTGAACATGATCCCCGAGGGAATTTTATTCCACATATTTGCGAATCCGTCCTTGTGTGCCAATAGCTCGTTGCTCGCACCTATGGTTGCTAGAAACACCGGGAAAGATATTACAGGACTCTCTGGAAAGATCGTTCCGGCTGGGTTTATTGTACTCTCAGTTAATGACGATGAACGAGTTCGGAACTGGGCCAAAAATCAACTGACATTATTCAAGGTCGATGTAGTTCTATCAGATTTCCATCTGTATTACTCGCCGATCTTCGAGGTCCTCCTCGGTCACCTTGGGGATCGGGACTCGGGGGAATTACCTTCTGCTTTTGGAACAATCACACGAGGCATTTCGATATGTGGCGATCTTACACGTGCAATGAGTATATTCCCTAGCAATTTGCTTTTAAATGGAATTCCTGGAAAGGTGGTGGTTGCAGCCTTCAAGGAGACGGTCAAATGGGCAGGAAACGTCGAAGAGT TACATGCTGGCGTTCTCAAATTTATCGGATACTTTCTCAGTGTTTTTGCTTCTGAAATTTGGGCCAACACATCCACTACCTACCCCGAAACTATTTTCAAGAATATCACTAACAATGGACGGCTGGCAAGATTGATATGTTCGGATACCACAGCTAATTCGAGTAGCCGAGATTCACTCTCTTGGATCCAGGATTTGTTGTTCGCAATCTGGAGTCGCCCCCAATCGAGAGGTCTATTGGAATCAGTGTTTGCCTACTTGGCGAGTCTGGTATCCAATTCTAACCTTGCGAACCGTGCTCGAACTCTTGCTATGGACGTGTTGCGGGAT GGATTCATTATGCTATATAATACGCCCTCCAAATCTGGCCAGTCGCACAATGTTCAACTCACTGCTCTACGAGAATCAATTCTTCATCATAAAGCACCAATAGTTCAGGCAGCATTCCAGAACTCAGTCCCCACCTTACGCGACAGTTCTCGATCACTCCTGGAGAACATTTTCCAATGCGATTTGACCGAGCTAAACCAGCTCCGGTTCAAGCTCGCCGAAGCTCGTGCCAAAGCGCTCAAGAAATCAGCGTTTATAGATGTACTCAAGGAGCCTTCAGAATTCAGCCTACTTTGGAAAGAAGCTGTCGAACTGGCTGACCCGTCCGACGGGTCGAGCGTTGGATTTCTTGCGCGTATCATGGCCAGCTCTGCACACATAGACCTTCCCGTTCACAAATCGTTGGACTTTGGTGCCGATCGGGAGGGCAAGGAGACTGTTTCTAGGCTCCGTTTGTTTCTCAAATCAACGCTTTCTGATTATCGAATGGGGTTTGACACTGTAATGGCTCGGTTCGCACTGGTCTGCGACCCGGACCAAATGGACGACGACATGATGTCCAACGTGATAACTTTACTATTTTCACCCGTCCCAAAGCTTCACAATACTGCACTAGAGATGTTTGGCGATTACGATGGACGAAAGGCCTGTATTCGATTCGCGTTAAAATGTCGACCTCAAGCGACCTTGCGCGGTGTTATGGCATTTGTCGAAGCGTTCAACCGAACTGCTGGAAAACTTATCGAAGCTTGTTCAGCTGCGAAATCACTCGTGCGGTGTTTTGTGGACGTCATTGAGGCATTGTGCGGCCCCGAGCAAGATTCGAGTGCTGGCACTAAAATTGAGGGAGAAGACTTCGACGAGGATTCAGCTGCGGTTGGACTATTGAACGACCCCGATTTTGACGAGGCTGTTCGTCCGATGTTAAAGCCTCTCTGGGCCAATATGTGCAAGGCTCTCGCACTCATCATTTCTATGTGTCCTATCTGGGCGGAATTTTTTAATCCTCAAGACATGGTCGATTGGATGCGCGATGCACTTATATTCGGGCGTCTTATGCGGGCGCATGTAGCATCCTTTCAAGAGAGCCCTACATCACATCCTCAAGAGCCATCGACAACAGGGTTGGAAACTATGCGTAGTGTTCAGGATGAACTTGTTGCCTGGTTCCGACTTACGGACTCTGAGTTGATATATCAAGCATACGAACTAATGATGTCGTTTCTGGAGGGTGGTCTTTGCCCCTCTCCTGTATACCGGGAAAAGCTGGCGCGCCGACTTGATAGAGCAGACACAGATTTACCAAAGCCAAGGATGGAAGCCATGAAGGTTGCGTTGGACCGACTTGCACCACCGGCCGAAAAGCGAAAAGAGCCGGCGAAACTTGGGGACTCCAATCGCTCAGCTCCGCCCACGAAGATAGCGCGTGCCGATGATGTACTCGATATTAGCGACGATGAGCGACCTACCACAAGCAAGCCTCGTCCAACAAAACAATCAGCTTTGGATGCATTTATTCAAAAGGGCTCGTCCTCTGGGTCAAGTAAACCAACTAAGTCCTCTAAGTCTAGTAAACTGAACATCTCGACCATCAAGCCCGCGCAATCCAAAGCTCCAACCAAGCCCAAAGGATCTTCTGGAAATAGCGCCTTGGCGAAAATGCGTGCTGACACTGTGGCGCGACAACAAACTGCagctcaacaggcaaatATCCAAAAGCGCAACTCGGTCAAGACCGCCGCCAAAACCACTGGCATGGTCTCTTCTTCCCCTCCCTCCTCTCGAATACCTTCTTCCCGACCGCCTTCGTCTGCTAGTTCGCGAAATGAGATGGATACCGattcttcctcctcatctgatgaagaagaaaagCCAAGCCTGTCCACTCTGGCGCCAACTATTGCTGCCAGGAAACCAGAGCAGCCTAAGCGCACTATGGTCATGATTGAAGGTCCGCCAGCTTTGAGCGCCCAGCAAAAGCGACTACAGGAACTGAAGCGTCAACATGACGAGATGAAAAGACGAACGGCCCGCCTCAAGCCCAACCTCGAAGGCCTTCACGAACAGATTCTGCGCTGGTCAATCGATCACGATGGACCTCAGCCCCTTAGTATTGGCGGTACCGTCCCAAAACCCATTCGTGTTGTGCCCAAGTTCAATTCCAAGAAACAATACTTCGACGTATTTCATCCTCTCTTGATCAACGAATGCTGGAGCCAAATATTACAGTCGAAAGAGGAAGGCCTTAAGGACCCAATCATGTGCTTGATTATGACTCGCAGCTATGTCGACAATTTTACGGACCTCGCGTTCAATATTGTCGAGACGATGCCAGAACGATGGTATTTGGCCGAGACTGATATTGTTATCTTGCGTTCATTGGACGGAGACCGGTCCATCTTAGCCAAAATAACCGGTTTCAAGCGTGGTAGTGCGGCGAACCAGATTGCAACGGGTACAATGAGGCTATCGATGGCTGCAGAGCAACGAGTCAAGGTTCAAGTTCAGGAAAAATGGCACATGTGCAAGATATACAG TTTAAGTACAATTAACCGAGAATATGCTGCGTTAACGACAGCCGAATACTATGATTTGATCGACGAAGTCATGTCAGCAACCTCAACCCGGTCTAACCCTCCCTCAGAACTACGCATACAGGAAGCAATGCGTGCACATCGCTTGAATGAGCCTCAAGCTAAAGCAATCTCAGCTTCTTTGAGTACCAAAGGGTTCTCCCTGATTCAAGG GCCTCCAGGAACTGGCAAAACGAGTACAATATGTGGACTTGCTGGCTCCTTCGTTTCCACGGCAAGAGCTGCATTGGCGGCCTCTGGAGAAAAGGAGAAGGAAAAGCGACGACTGCTTATATGCGCTCCTAGTAATGCTGCCATCGACGAAGTAACAAAACGTCTTGCTGATGGGGTGCGGGATAACAATGGGCAGCCCCTTACCCTCAAAGTCGTTCGCGTCGGAACAGAGTCATCCATGAATGTCAGCGTTACGGCGAACTCCCTCGATTCCCTCGTAGATGAGAAGATGGCAGCCATGCCTAAGAGCTCTAATACAAGCGCAACCGATATTGCTGTCCTTCGCCAGGAACTTGGAGACATCAAACAGAAGATCGACGCTAAACGAAATGAACTCGACAACACTCCACCTGGCCAACGTCGCATTACATTGGAAAACGAATTTCGTACCTTGAAAACCCAGAGGACAACCATAACGAGTAAACTAGATTCAGCACGCGATCAACAAAGGAATGCTAGCCGTGTTCTGGACGCTGCTCGCCGAAAGTTCCGACACGAAGTCCTTACCGAGGCTGATGTGATCTGTAGTACATTGTCCGGAGCGGGCCACGAAGTACTAGAACCTTTCGAATTTGAGACGGTCGTTATCGACGAAGCCGCGCAGGCTATTGAAATCGCGACTTTGATTCCCCTAAGGTATGGCTGCAAGACCTGCATCTTGGTCGGGGATCCACAGCAACTTCCTCCAACTGTGATTTCGCAACTGGCCAGCGGTCTGGATTATAATCAAAGTTTATTCGTTCGATTGCAGAAACAAAACCCGGATTCTGTTCATCTTCTCAG TATCCAATACCGTATGCACCCTACCATCAGCGCCGTACCAAGTCGGTTGTTCTACAACGGGCGTCTCCAAGATGGTCCAGACATGGATCAACGAACAAAACAAGTCTGGCATACATCTTCACTATTTGGCCCGTACCAATTCTTTGACATTGCTCAAGGACGAGAAGAGGCGCAATCAAATCATTCGCAAATCAACCGTGGAGAAGCTGATGCTGCAGTGACATTGTACGGCCGGCTAACTCGAGAATTCCGGACGACCAACTTCGAATACCGTATCGGTATCGTATCTATGTACCGAGGCCAGGTTGCGCACATGAAAAGTCGATTCTCGGCCGCGTACGGTCCGGGGATACTGAAATCAGTCGACTTCAACACTGTTGATGGTTTCCAGGGTCAAGAAAAAGATATCATTATCTTATCTTGCGTTCGTGCGGGCACCAATGTTCAAAGCGTTGGTTTCTTGGCAGACGAGCGACGCATGAACGTAGCACTTACTCGGTCTCGCTCGTCGTTGTTCATTCTTGGGCATGCAGCGACCCTCGAGAGGTGTAATGCGACATGGAAGACTATCGTTGAGGATGCACGGACCCGGGGTTGCCTTCTTAAA TATTCTCCAGATATGCAATCCGCACCAGTGCAGAGAACAAACGTTGATCGACCTATACCCAAGAAAAAACCCAACGACGCCGCGACAAGGGTCAAAGCAGAGGTGAAGACAAATCTGACGAAAGAAACGACTGCAGATGCGACGAGCGAACCTACCACTCCCTTGACCAATATCTCCGGCCTATCTTTGTCCGGTCCCGACGATTCAGAGGCagcagccacctccactgcGGCACCTAAGGCTGTCACCAAACCGGAGGACTTCACCACGCCTGTATCTCTAGCTGTGCCAATGCCTCCAGTAGCCCTGGCCCAACGTACAAAGGACCGGCCCCCACTGGAGCATGGGTTACCACCTAAGCCGGAGCCAACTGTGGCGGCTATGGCATCGTCATCGAATTCCTTACCCTCTAAACCCCAGCCGGCTCGTGCACCACCTAGAAAAAAGGCTGCTGTATCCGCGTTTATTCCCAAGGCTCAGCAAAAG AAAACCCAACTCGGAAAACAGTAG